The proteins below come from a single Alkalispirillum mobile genomic window:
- the sufC gene encoding Fe-S cluster assembly ATPase SufC: MLKIRNLHARVEDTEILKGVDLDIGEGEVHAIMGPNGSGKSTLSKVLAGDENYEVTAGEVTFRGKDLLDLEPEERAGEGVFLGFQYPVEVPGVSNVYFLKTAINSVRQYRGEPELSAVEVLRHIKDAAKMVKMGDELVNRPVNEGFSGGEGKRNEIFQLAALAPHLAILDETDSGLDIDALRVVSDGVNALRHPHRSFLLITHYQRLLNYIQPDKVHVMLDGKIVKSGDHTLALELEESGYALFGENAA; the protein is encoded by the coding sequence ATGCTGAAGATCAGAAACCTGCATGCCCGGGTGGAAGACACCGAGATCCTCAAGGGCGTGGACCTGGATATTGGCGAGGGCGAGGTGCACGCCATCATGGGCCCCAACGGCTCGGGCAAGTCCACCCTGTCCAAGGTGCTGGCCGGTGATGAGAACTACGAGGTCACCGCCGGCGAGGTCACCTTCCGCGGCAAGGACCTGCTGGACCTGGAGCCGGAGGAGCGGGCCGGCGAGGGCGTCTTCCTGGGGTTCCAGTACCCGGTGGAGGTGCCCGGCGTGTCCAACGTCTATTTCCTGAAGACCGCCATCAACTCGGTGCGCCAGTACCGGGGTGAGCCGGAGCTCTCCGCCGTCGAGGTGCTGCGCCACATCAAGGACGCGGCCAAGATGGTGAAGATGGGCGACGAGCTGGTGAACCGCCCGGTCAACGAGGGCTTCTCCGGTGGTGAGGGAAAGCGCAATGAGATCTTCCAGTTGGCCGCGCTGGCACCCCACCTGGCCATCCTGGACGAGACCGACTCCGGGCTGGACATCGACGCCCTGCGGGTGGTCTCCGATGGCGTGAACGCCCTGCGCCATCCGCACCGTTCGTTCCTGCTGATCACCCACTATCAGCGCCTGCTCAACTACATCCAGCCCGACAAGGTGCACGTGATGCTGGACGGCAAGATCGTCAAGTCC
- the sufB gene encoding Fe-S cluster assembly protein SufB, which yields MSASKDIIEQHTKKGYEAGFTTDIEQEFLPPGLSEDTVRFISEKKGEPEWMLEWRLEAYRNWLKMPHPKWAHVDYPQIDFQAISYFAAPKSDDDRPKSLDEVDPKLLETYEKLGVPMHEREQLAGVAVDAVFDSVSIGTTYREKLAEQGIIFCSMSEAVREHPELVKKYIGSVVPRGDNFFAALNSAVFSDGSFVYIPKGVRCPMELSTYFRMNASNTGQFERTLIIADEGAEVSYLEGCTAPMRDDNQLHAAVVELVAHKDATIKYSTVQNWYPGDENGKGGIYNFVTKRGLAEGARSKISWTQVETGSAITWKYPSCVLKGDDSVGEFYSVAVTRGRQQADTGTKMIHMGKNTKSTIISKGISADHGEQSYRGLVRIAPTASGARNYSQCDSMLMSDTCGAHTFPYIDVQHPSAQLEHEATTSKISEDQIFYLRQRGLSEEDAVNLVVNGFCKEVFKELPMEFAVEAQALLAVTLEDSVG from the coding sequence ATGTCGGCGAGCAAAGACATTATCGAGCAGCATACGAAGAAGGGCTACGAGGCCGGCTTCACCACGGACATCGAGCAGGAGTTCCTGCCGCCGGGCCTCAGCGAGGACACCGTCCGGTTCATCTCCGAGAAGAAAGGGGAGCCGGAGTGGATGCTGGAGTGGCGTCTGGAGGCCTACCGCAACTGGCTGAAGATGCCCCACCCCAAGTGGGCGCACGTGGACTACCCGCAGATCGACTTCCAGGCGATCAGCTACTTCGCCGCGCCCAAGTCGGACGATGACCGGCCGAAGAGCCTGGACGAGGTGGACCCCAAGCTGCTCGAGACCTACGAGAAGCTGGGCGTGCCCATGCACGAGCGCGAGCAGCTGGCCGGTGTGGCCGTGGACGCGGTGTTCGACTCCGTCTCCATCGGTACCACCTACCGGGAAAAGCTGGCCGAGCAGGGCATCATCTTCTGCTCCATGTCGGAGGCCGTCCGCGAGCACCCGGAGCTGGTGAAGAAGTACATCGGCTCGGTGGTCCCCCGGGGCGACAACTTCTTCGCGGCGCTGAACTCGGCGGTCTTCTCCGACGGCAGTTTTGTCTACATCCCCAAGGGGGTGCGCTGCCCGATGGAGCTGTCCACCTACTTCCGCATGAACGCCTCCAACACCGGGCAGTTCGAGCGCACGCTGATCATCGCCGACGAGGGCGCCGAGGTCTCCTACCTGGAGGGCTGCACCGCCCCCATGCGCGATGACAACCAGCTGCACGCCGCGGTGGTGGAGCTGGTGGCCCACAAGGACGCCACCATCAAGTACTCCACGGTGCAGAACTGGTACCCGGGCGACGAGAACGGCAAGGGCGGCATCTACAACTTCGTCACCAAGCGCGGCCTGGCCGAGGGCGCCCGCTCCAAGATCAGCTGGACGCAGGTGGAGACCGGCTCAGCCATCACCTGGAAGTACCCCAGCTGCGTGCTGAAGGGCGACGACTCGGTGGGCGAGTTCTACTCGGTGGCGGTGACCCGGGGCCGGCAGCAGGCCGACACCGGCACCAAGATGATCCACATGGGCAAGAACACCAAGAGCACGATCATCTCCAAGGGGATCTCGGCCGACCACGGTGAGCAGAGCTACCGCGGCCTGGTGCGCATTGCCCCCACTGCCAGCGGGGCGCGCAACTACTCGCAGTGTGACTCCATGCTGATGAGCGACACCTGCGGGGCGCACACCTTCCCCTACATCGACGTGCAGCACCCGAGTGCCCAGCTGGAGCACGAGGCCACCACCTCGAAGATCAGCGAGGACCAGATCTTCTACCTGCGCCAGCGCGGGCTGAGCGAGGAGGATGCGGTGAACCTGGTGGTGAACGGCTTCTGTAAGGAGGTCTTCAAGGAGCTGCCCATGGAGTTCGCGGTGGAGGCCCAGGCCCTGCTGGCGGTCACCCTGGAAGACAGCGTGGGTTAA
- a CDS encoding SUF system Fe-S cluster assembly regulator, giving the protein MVRINRETDYGIGILTAMARSPEQRFSTVRLAEQQGLPQPMVAKILKNLTRAGVLVSYRGAKGGYGLARPAREISVAEIITALEGPIAFTECVEEGVDACQYGDACTTSANWWRISQVVQQALGSISLKDMSEPVVPLRMMAPQPGSLKGDAS; this is encoded by the coding sequence ATGGTACGGATTAACAGAGAAACCGACTACGGCATCGGCATCCTCACCGCCATGGCCCGGTCGCCGGAGCAGCGCTTCAGCACCGTGCGCCTGGCCGAGCAGCAGGGGTTGCCCCAGCCCATGGTGGCGAAGATTCTCAAGAATCTGACCCGCGCCGGTGTGCTTGTGTCCTACCGTGGTGCCAAGGGCGGCTATGGGCTGGCCCGCCCGGCCCGGGAGATCTCGGTGGCCGAGATCATCACCGCCCTGGAGGGCCCCATCGCCTTCACCGAATGCGTGGAGGAGGGGGTGGATGCCTGCCAGTACGGCGATGCCTGTACCACCAGCGCCAACTGGTGGCGGATCAGCCAGGTGGTGCAGCAGGCCCTGGGCAGTATCAGCCTGAAGGATATGAGCGAGCCGGTGGTGCCGTTGCGCATGATGGCGCCGCAGCCCGGCTCCCTCAAGGGGGATGCTTCGTGA
- the scpB gene encoding SMC-Scp complex subunit ScpB, with amino-acid sequence MPANPPVKYILEAALMASEGPLDLEQMQGLFDPMLAPDRQTLRQALAELEHDYAGRGLEVKRVASGWRIQVREQYAPWVSRLWEEKPGRYSRALLETLAIIAYRQPVTRGEIEEIRGVTVSSSIMRTLTDRGWVRIVGHKDVPGRPGLYATTRAFLDYFNLGSLSELPDLTSLNDPDDPELELPLPDPDSPEDNDGVDTP; translated from the coding sequence ATGCCTGCGAATCCGCCCGTCAAGTACATCCTGGAAGCGGCGCTGATGGCGTCGGAAGGCCCGCTGGACCTGGAGCAGATGCAGGGGCTGTTCGACCCGATGCTGGCGCCGGACCGGCAGACGCTCCGCCAGGCCCTGGCGGAGCTGGAGCACGACTACGCCGGTCGCGGCCTGGAGGTGAAGCGGGTGGCCAGCGGCTGGCGCATCCAGGTGCGTGAACAATACGCCCCCTGGGTGTCGCGGCTCTGGGAGGAGAAGCCGGGGCGCTATTCTCGGGCCCTGCTGGAGACCCTGGCCATCATTGCCTACCGGCAGCCGGTGACTCGCGGCGAGATCGAGGAGATCCGCGGGGTGACGGTGAGCAGTTCCATCATGCGCACCCTGACCGACCGGGGCTGGGTGCGCATCGTCGGGCACAAGGACGTGCCCGGCCGGCCCGGCCTCTACGCCACCACCCGCGCCTTTCTCGACTACTTCAACCTGGGCAGTCTCAGCGAGTTGCCCGACCTGACCAGCCTCAACGACCCGGATGACCCGGAGCTGGAGTTGCCGCTGCCCGACCCGGACAGCCCCGAGGACAATGACGGGGTGGATACGCCCTAA
- a CDS encoding segregation and condensation protein A — MSTSTPDSGDAAAEARSTDAAAVEAAGEALARVGGQPVTDLPEDLYIPPDALEVFLETFEGPLDLLLYLIRRQNLDIRDIPIAEITRQYMRYVEVMRELRLELAAEYLVMAAMLAEIKSRMLLPRPPATEEEEEDPRAELIRRLQEYERYKQAAEDLDGLPRVGRDVFRVRLDAPGSEPRQREPEVSMRELLLAFAEVLQRSSHYEHHQVQKEALSVRERMTELLGRLDGEQYRCFTDLFPRREGRQGLVVSFLAVLELVKESLIELTQNEPYAPIYVRAR, encoded by the coding sequence GTGAGCACCTCCACGCCGGACAGCGGTGACGCTGCGGCCGAGGCCCGCTCCACGGATGCCGCGGCGGTCGAAGCAGCGGGTGAGGCCTTGGCGCGGGTCGGCGGCCAGCCGGTCACCGACCTGCCCGAGGATCTCTACATCCCGCCGGACGCCCTGGAGGTCTTCCTGGAGACCTTCGAGGGCCCGTTGGACTTGTTGCTCTACCTGATCCGGCGCCAGAACCTGGACATCCGCGATATCCCCATCGCCGAGATCACCCGGCAGTACATGAGGTACGTGGAGGTGATGCGCGAGCTGCGCCTGGAGCTGGCGGCGGAGTACCTGGTAATGGCCGCGATGCTGGCGGAGATCAAATCGCGCATGCTGCTGCCGCGCCCGCCGGCCACCGAGGAAGAGGAGGAAGACCCGCGGGCGGAACTGATCCGCCGTCTGCAGGAGTACGAGCGCTACAAGCAGGCGGCCGAGGACCTGGACGGGCTGCCCCGCGTGGGCCGCGATGTCTTCCGGGTGCGGCTGGACGCGCCGGGCAGCGAGCCACGCCAGCGCGAGCCCGAGGTGAGCATGCGCGAGTTACTGCTGGCCTTCGCCGAGGTGTTGCAGCGCTCCAGCCACTACGAGCACCACCAGGTGCAGAAGGAGGCGCTGTCCGTGCGCGAGCGCATGACCGAACTGCTGGGCCGGCTGGACGGTGAGCAGTACCGGTGCTTCACCGATCTCTTTCCCCGGCGCGAGGGGCGCCAGGGGCTGGTGGTGAGCTTCCTGGCCGTGCTGGAGCTGGTCAAGGAGTCACTGATCGAGTTGACCCAGAACGAACCCTACGCGCCGATCTACGTGCGCGCCCGCTGA
- a CDS encoding tryptophan--tRNA ligase has translation MAKLTAQSRVLSGMRPTGRLHLGHYHGVLKNWVRLQQEHECFFFVADWHALTTEYDDTRGIAQSGWDMVIDWLACGVNPNMARLFVQSRVPEHAELHLLLSMITPLGWLERVPTYKDQQEQLREKDLATYGFLGYPLLQSADILVYKADAVPVGEDQVAHVEITREVARRFNHFYGVEPDFVERAEEAIKKMGKKNARLYRETRRSYQEQGDREALDKARALLETQQNLTLADRERLFGYLDGTGRNVLPEPQALLTPNAKMPGLDGRKMSKSYNNFIGLREDPEAVKHKVRTMQTDPARVRRTDPGNPEKCPVWDFHKLYSSEADRQWVWEGCTTAGIGCVDCKMCMLEGMEQELAPIRARGREFEDDMDMVRSIVNDGCEAARDEARETLDEVRTAMGLIYR, from the coding sequence TTGGCCAAGCTCACCGCCCAAAGCCGCGTCCTGTCAGGCATGCGCCCCACGGGCCGCCTGCACCTGGGGCACTACCACGGGGTACTCAAGAACTGGGTGCGCCTGCAACAGGAACACGAGTGCTTCTTCTTCGTGGCCGACTGGCACGCGCTGACCACCGAGTACGACGATACCCGCGGTATCGCCCAGTCCGGCTGGGACATGGTCATCGACTGGCTGGCCTGCGGGGTCAACCCCAACATGGCGCGCCTGTTCGTCCAGTCGCGGGTGCCGGAGCACGCCGAGTTGCACCTGCTGCTCTCCATGATCACGCCGCTGGGCTGGCTGGAGCGCGTGCCCACCTACAAGGACCAGCAGGAGCAGCTGCGCGAGAAGGACCTGGCCACCTACGGCTTCTTGGGGTATCCGCTGCTGCAGAGCGCGGACATCCTGGTCTACAAGGCCGATGCCGTGCCGGTAGGCGAGGACCAGGTGGCGCACGTGGAGATCACCCGCGAGGTGGCTCGCCGGTTCAACCATTTTTACGGCGTGGAGCCGGACTTCGTGGAGCGGGCCGAAGAGGCGATCAAGAAGATGGGCAAGAAGAACGCCCGTCTCTACCGCGAGACCCGGCGCAGCTACCAGGAGCAGGGCGACCGCGAGGCGCTGGACAAGGCCCGGGCCCTGCTGGAGACCCAGCAGAACCTGACGCTGGCCGACCGCGAGCGGCTCTTCGGCTACCTGGACGGCACCGGGCGCAACGTGCTGCCCGAGCCCCAGGCGCTGCTCACGCCCAACGCCAAGATGCCCGGGCTGGACGGCCGCAAGATGTCCAAGTCCTACAACAACTTTATCGGCCTGCGCGAGGACCCGGAGGCGGTGAAGCACAAGGTCCGCACCATGCAGACCGACCCGGCCCGCGTGCGCCGCACGGACCCGGGCAATCCGGAGAAGTGCCCGGTCTGGGACTTCCACAAGCTCTACTCCAGCGAGGCCGACCGCCAGTGGGTCTGGGAGGGCTGCACCACCGCCGGCATTGGCTGCGTGGACTGCAAGATGTGCATGCTCGAGGGCATGGAGCAGGAGTTGGCCCCCATCCGGGCGCGCGGCCGCGAGTTCGAGGATGACATGGACATGGTGCGCAGCATCGTCAACGATGGTTGCGAGGCCGCCCGCGACGAGGCCCGGGAGACCCTGGACGAGGTGCGCACCGCCATGGGGCTGATCTATCGGTGA
- a CDS encoding L-threonylcarbamoyladenylate synthase → MSQYFEIHPVTPQARLVKRTVEIIRAGGVIAYPTDSSYALGCGIGEKQALDRIRQIRRLRADHDFALACRDLSDIGNYARLENYAYRLLKSHTPGPYTFVLKATSKVPRLLQHPKKKTIGIRVPDHPTTQAILAELGEPLMTVSLIMPDDEMPMTDPSDIRAALEHQVDAVIDGGPGGLEPSTVVDLSGDAPEVLREGAGDPSIFRA, encoded by the coding sequence ATGAGCCAATACTTCGAGATTCACCCGGTCACCCCCCAGGCCCGGTTGGTCAAGCGGACGGTGGAGATCATCCGCGCCGGCGGCGTCATCGCCTACCCCACCGATTCCAGCTACGCCCTGGGCTGCGGCATCGGCGAGAAACAGGCACTGGACCGGATCCGCCAGATCCGCCGTCTGCGCGCGGATCACGACTTCGCCCTGGCCTGCCGCGACCTCTCCGATATCGGGAACTACGCCCGCTTGGAGAACTACGCCTACCGCCTGCTGAAATCGCACACCCCGGGCCCCTACACCTTCGTGCTCAAGGCCACCTCCAAGGTGCCGCGCCTGCTCCAGCACCCGAAGAAGAAGACCATCGGCATCCGCGTACCCGATCACCCGACCACCCAGGCGATCCTGGCGGAGCTGGGCGAGCCGCTGATGACGGTGAGTCTGATCATGCCTGACGACGAGATGCCCATGACCGACCCTTCGGACATCCGCGCCGCGCTGGAGCACCAGGTGGACGCGGTGATCGACGGCGGGCCAGGCGGGCTGGAGCCCAGCACGGTGGTCGACCTGTCCGGGGACGCCCCCGAGGTGCTGCGCGAGGGTGCCGGTGACCCCTCGATCTTCCGCGCCTGA
- a CDS encoding YciI family protein produces the protein MYYAIISEDVPNSLALRKQARPEHLARLEALKDEGRLLIAGPHPAIDAEDPGEAGFSGSLVVAEFPSAEDAQAWANADPYMDAGVYAKVTVKPFKKVLP, from the coding sequence ATGTACTACGCCATTATCAGCGAAGATGTCCCCAACAGCCTGGCGCTGCGCAAGCAGGCCCGGCCGGAGCACCTGGCGCGGCTGGAGGCGCTGAAGGACGAGGGCCGGCTGCTGATCGCCGGACCCCACCCGGCCATCGACGCCGAGGACCCGGGCGAGGCCGGCTTCTCCGGCAGCCTGGTGGTCGCCGAGTTCCCCAGCGCGGAGGACGCCCAGGCCTGGGCCAACGCCGACCCCTACATGGACGCCGGCGTCTACGCGAAGGTCACCGTAAAGCCGTTCAAGAAGGTGCTGCCGTGA
- a CDS encoding BolA family protein, which translates to MSGNERVEMIRQRLEAALDIHSLEVQDDSHKHANHAGAQAGGGHFQVRVVSPDFQGLNTLQRHRKVYDAMGDAMRNDVIHALGIKALTPDEA; encoded by the coding sequence GTGAGTGGGAACGAACGCGTCGAGATGATCCGCCAGCGCCTGGAGGCGGCGCTGGACATCCACAGCCTGGAGGTCCAGGACGACAGCCACAAGCACGCGAACCACGCCGGTGCCCAGGCTGGCGGCGGACACTTCCAGGTGCGGGTGGTCAGCCCCGACTTCCAGGGCCTGAACACCCTGCAGCGCCACCGCAAGGTCTACGACGCCATGGGCGATGCCATGCGCAACGACGTCATCCACGCCCTGGGCATCAAGGCGCTGACCCCGGACGAGGCCTGA
- a CDS encoding DMT family transporter: MYVSLRNPVVLAVLGLVATTLFWGGNAVVARATSEWFPPFTLSFLRWVLALLIILPFAWGPIRAHWATIRRHWPILWVLAALSVGLFNTLLYLAAQFTTATNITLVNSTMPVAIGLMGLVFFGQRLKKHEIVGIILAFLGVLAIVSQGDRQILFNLEFNPGDLVMVLAVLCWGLYSLLLKRYGPDIPAVPLLAVMIALGIPVIVPFLVWELVMVGPVQGSVLEMVPPLIYVGIFPSLLAYLFWNNGVRVLGPARTAMFIYLVPVFGSAMAILFLGERLEQYHGVGAAAILAGLYIATRGLPGRPAVNGDR; this comes from the coding sequence ATGTACGTCAGCCTGCGCAACCCGGTGGTGCTAGCCGTGCTTGGCCTGGTGGCTACCACGTTGTTCTGGGGCGGTAACGCGGTGGTGGCACGGGCCACCTCGGAGTGGTTCCCCCCTTTCACGCTCTCCTTCCTGCGCTGGGTGTTGGCGCTGCTGATCATCCTGCCCTTCGCCTGGGGCCCGATCCGCGCCCACTGGGCCACCATCCGCCGCCACTGGCCCATCCTCTGGGTGCTGGCGGCGCTCAGCGTGGGGCTGTTCAATACGCTGCTCTACCTGGCGGCGCAGTTCACTACGGCGACGAATATCACCCTGGTCAACTCCACCATGCCGGTGGCCATCGGGCTGATGGGGCTGGTGTTCTTCGGCCAGCGACTGAAAAAGCACGAGATCGTCGGGATCATCCTCGCCTTTCTCGGGGTGCTGGCCATCGTCAGCCAGGGCGATCGACAGATACTCTTCAACCTGGAGTTCAACCCCGGGGACCTGGTGATGGTCCTGGCGGTGCTCTGCTGGGGGCTCTACTCGCTGCTGCTCAAGCGCTACGGGCCGGACATCCCGGCGGTGCCGCTGCTCGCGGTGATGATCGCGCTGGGCATTCCGGTGATCGTGCCCTTCCTGGTCTGGGAGCTGGTCATGGTGGGGCCGGTGCAGGGTTCGGTGCTGGAGATGGTGCCGCCGCTGATCTACGTGGGCATCTTCCCGTCGCTGTTGGCCTACCTGTTCTGGAACAACGGGGTGCGGGTGCTGGGGCCGGCGCGGACCGCCATGTTCATTTATCTGGTTCCGGTATTTGGCTCCGCCATGGCGATTCTCTTCCTGGGCGAGCGGCTGGAGCAGTACCACGGAGTGGGAGCCGCGGCGATCCTGGCCGGGCTTTATATCGCCACCCGCGGGCTGCCCGGCCGGCCGGCGGTGAACGGGGACCGCTAG
- the htpX gene encoding protease HtpX, whose translation MKRIGLFLLTNLAILVVLGVVLFILQAVFGIGTLDETGRGLDYGGLLIIAAVIGFGGSFISLAMSKFVAKKMTGARVIEQPRSQSEQWLVDTVRRFARQEGIGMPEVAVYDAPDINAFATGARRDNSMVAVSTGLLQNMTREEAEAVIGHEVAHISNGDMVTLTLIQGVVNTFVVFFSRIIGHFVDRAVFKTEEGHGPAYFITSIFAQIVLGILASVIVMWFSRQREYRADAGGAKLAGRENMVAALERLKRSVDQEHLPDQLQAFGINGNRGSSVKQWFMSHPPLDDRIAALKEGRHLR comes from the coding sequence ATGAAGCGCATAGGGCTTTTCCTGCTCACCAACCTGGCGATCCTGGTGGTCCTGGGTGTGGTGCTGTTCATTCTGCAGGCGGTGTTCGGGATCGGCACCCTGGACGAGACCGGCCGTGGGCTCGATTACGGCGGGCTGCTGATTATCGCCGCGGTGATCGGCTTCGGGGGTTCGTTCATCTCGCTGGCCATGTCCAAGTTCGTGGCCAAGAAGATGACCGGCGCCCGGGTGATCGAGCAGCCGCGCAGCCAGTCCGAGCAGTGGCTGGTGGACACGGTGCGCCGTTTTGCCCGCCAGGAGGGCATCGGCATGCCGGAGGTGGCCGTCTACGACGCGCCGGATATCAACGCCTTCGCCACCGGTGCGCGGCGTGACAACTCCATGGTGGCGGTGAGCACCGGGCTGTTGCAGAACATGACCCGGGAGGAAGCCGAGGCGGTGATCGGGCACGAGGTGGCCCACATCAGCAACGGCGACATGGTGACCCTGACCCTGATCCAGGGCGTGGTGAACACCTTCGTGGTCTTCTTCTCGCGCATCATCGGCCACTTCGTGGACCGGGCGGTGTTCAAGACCGAGGAGGGCCACGGGCCGGCCTATTTCATCACCTCTATCTTTGCCCAGATCGTGCTCGGCATCCTGGCTTCGGTGATCGTCATGTGGTTCTCGCGCCAGCGGGAGTACCGTGCTGACGCCGGCGGCGCCAAGCTGGCCGGGCGTGAGAACATGGTGGCCGCCCTGGAGCGGCTGAAGCGGTCGGTGGACCAGGAACACCTGCCCGACCAGTTGCAGGCCTTCGGCATCAACGGCAACCGGGGTAGCAGCGTCAAGCAGTGGTTCATGAGCCACCCGCCGCTGGATGACCGCATCGCCGCCCTGAAGGAGGGGCGCCATCTGCGGTAA
- a CDS encoding flagellar hook-length control protein FliK, with product MTTPVDMPRAEPAAGAPELLQMLLGKAAEDEGEGEFMDALLDTDAFGDLDKAELKALLEDPEQLARLQEKLAALDGELPEGGKLLPLVLAAMADKQADAEALEARSARGAEARLTGEVPALPLWALHDLIPEDEDPAELLNLLQTTGRMLEPTGTGEGLRDAVADAMKGRAGTSTERAETLLQQTLTQERGEREGEGRNPGSSQAQPRADAGIGFSGLLAAGESNGTSRPGAQPVQQALPSFQLSTPANQPGFGRALGERMVMMIQQQVQQARIRLDPPGLGPLDIKIATQDERTTIQITAQQASAREAVESELPRLREMLAEQGQGSVDVDVSERQDERFWAQGQASGLFGAGAAGEDDAGDEALAEGPVQRLQPQGLIDHYA from the coding sequence GTGACCACACCTGTCGATATGCCGCGGGCAGAGCCGGCAGCGGGCGCCCCCGAACTGCTGCAGATGCTGCTGGGCAAGGCGGCGGAGGACGAAGGCGAGGGCGAGTTCATGGACGCCCTGCTGGACACCGACGCCTTTGGTGACCTGGACAAGGCGGAGCTGAAGGCCCTGCTTGAGGACCCCGAGCAGCTGGCCCGACTGCAGGAAAAACTGGCCGCGCTGGACGGCGAATTGCCGGAGGGCGGCAAGCTGCTGCCGTTGGTGCTGGCGGCGATGGCGGACAAGCAGGCCGACGCCGAGGCCCTGGAGGCGCGCAGCGCCCGGGGCGCCGAGGCGCGCCTGACCGGCGAGGTGCCGGCCCTGCCGCTGTGGGCCCTGCACGACCTGATCCCCGAGGACGAGGACCCGGCCGAGCTGCTCAACCTGTTGCAGACCACCGGCCGGATGCTGGAACCCACCGGCACCGGTGAGGGGCTGCGCGACGCGGTGGCGGACGCCATGAAGGGGCGTGCCGGCACCAGTACCGAACGGGCCGAGACCCTGCTGCAACAGACCCTGACCCAGGAACGGGGCGAGCGCGAGGGTGAGGGGCGGAACCCCGGTTCGTCGCAGGCTCAGCCCCGGGCTGACGCCGGTATCGGGTTCTCGGGGCTGCTGGCGGCCGGGGAGTCCAACGGCACCTCCCGGCCCGGTGCCCAGCCGGTGCAGCAGGCCCTGCCCAGTTTTCAGCTCTCCACCCCGGCCAACCAGCCCGGCTTCGGCCGCGCCCTGGGCGAGCGGATGGTGATGATGATCCAGCAGCAGGTCCAGCAGGCGCGGATCCGTCTGGACCCGCCGGGGCTGGGGCCGCTGGATATCAAGATCGCCACCCAGGATGAGCGCACCACCATCCAGATTACCGCCCAGCAGGCCAGTGCCCGCGAGGCGGTGGAGTCCGAACTGCCGCGGCTGCGCGAGATGCTCGCCGAGCAGGGCCAGGGCAGCGTGGACGTGGATGTCTCCGAGCGCCAGGACGAGCGCTTCTGGGCCCAGGGGCAGGCCAGCGGCCTGTTCGGGGCCGGCGCGGCGGGCGAGGATGACGCCGGCGACGAGGCCTTGGCCGAGGGGCCGGTGCAACGCCTGCAGCCGCAGGGGCTGATCGACCACTACGCGTGA
- the fliJ gene encoding flagellar export protein FliJ, which translates to MNRSARLQPVQRLAGDKADEAGRELAEARQKLDAQRQQLQQLMTFRQEYAQQLQDQNGGINAARLRDFNAFISRIDQAIQQQHKAVAEARRAVEAQRQDWLDAYSHSRAVDRVVDRFRDEEQRAADRREQLQLDELARRTYTNPLLGS; encoded by the coding sequence ATGAACCGTTCCGCACGCCTACAACCCGTGCAGCGCCTGGCCGGTGACAAGGCCGACGAGGCCGGGCGCGAGCTGGCCGAGGCCCGCCAAAAGCTGGACGCCCAGCGCCAGCAGCTGCAGCAGCTGATGACCTTCCGCCAGGAGTATGCCCAGCAGCTCCAGGACCAGAACGGCGGTATCAACGCCGCCCGGCTGCGCGATTTCAACGCCTTCATCTCCCGCATCGACCAGGCCATCCAGCAGCAGCACAAGGCCGTGGCCGAGGCCCGCCGCGCAGTGGAGGCCCAGCGCCAGGACTGGCTGGACGCCTACAGCCACTCCCGCGCCGTCGACCGCGTCGTCGACCGCTTCCGCGATGAGGAGCAGCGTGCGGCCGACCGCCGCGAGCAACTGCAGCTGGACGAACTGGCGCGCCGCACCTACACCAATCCGTTGCTTGGCTCCTGA